GACGCCAGCATCAACCGCGTGGCCGCCTGGGCCATCGGCTCGCGCAACGTGCTGCGCGCCGCCATGATCGCCCTGCTGGAGCCGACGGCGCGGCTGCGCGAGCTGGAGGCCGAGGGCGACTACACCGCGCGGCTGGCGCTGATGGAGGAGCTGCGCGGCATGCCCTGGGGCGCGGTCTGGGATCAGTTCTGCGAGCGGCACGATGCGCCCGTGGGCCTGTCCTTCCTGAACGAGGTGCGCAGCTACGAGCGCTCAGTGCTATCGCAGCGCAGCTAGCATCATTTAAAAAAAGCGCCGCCGCGCTGGGCATGCCCGCGCCGTGCAAAAAAGGCTCTGGCATCAGCCTGGAAAGACCCACCACCACGGCGGATCGTTCCACCACCACGGCGGATCGTTCCACCACCGCGGCGGATCGTTCCACCACCGCGGCGGATCGTTCCACCACCGCGGCGGATCGTTCCACCACTGCGGCGGATCGTTCCACCACCGCGGCGGATCGTTCCACCACCGCGGCGGATCGTTCCACCGCCGTCGACATCGTAGAATAACGACCGACACAACAAACAACACAGAGGAAAGCTATGGCACTCAGCGAACCATTCCCCACCCTGCCCGAGCTGCTCGCCTCCATGGGCGAGGCGGGCCAGCGCATGAACGACATCGAGGCCTGCGAGGGCGCGGCGGGCAACATCTCGATCTGCGTCGGCTGGCCGCTTGAGCTGGGCGCGATCTTCCCCAACGCCGAGCCGGTGGAGCTGCCGCTGGCCGTGCCCGCGCTGGCCGGCATGGTGGTGCTGGTCAGCGGCTCGGGCCAGCGCCTGCGCGACATCCAGCGCGACCCCGCCGCATGTGTGGGCGCGGTGGCCATCGACGCCGAGGGCAGGCGCGGCACCCTGCACAGCGCGCCGCAGCGGGCCTTCGCCCGCGTCACCAGCGAGTTCAACTCGCACCTGGCCGTGCACCACGACCAGCTCGCGCGCGGCGGCGGCAACTTCCACGCGCTCATCCACGCCCAACCGCCCTACCTCACCTACCTGAGCCAGATCGCCGCCTACCGCGACGAGGATTTCTGCAACCGGCGGCTGCTGCGCTGGGAGCCAGAGACGATCATCAACCTGCCCGAGGGTATCGGCGTGCTGCCCTTCCTACTGCCCGGCTCGCCCGACATGATGGAGGCCAACGTGGCCAGCCTGCGCGCCCACCAGCTGACGCTGTGGAGCAAGCACGGCCTGATGGCGCGCTCCGACGCCGGGGTGCTGCGCGCCGCCGACCGGATCGACTACATCGAGACGGCGGCCCGCTACGAGTATATGGACATGGTGGCCGGTGGCCGGGGCGAGGGCCTGAGCGACGAGGAGCTGCGGGCGGTCGTCCGCGCCTTCGATGTGCCGACCACGCTGTACTAGCCGCCCGCCTGCAACGGAGCAAGCACATGCACACCTTTCTGGCGATCGACATCGGGGCATCGAGCGGGCGGCTCATCCTGGGCCGCCTGGGCGACGGGCGGCTGGAGGCGCAGGAGATCCACCGCTTCGCCAACACGCCGGTGCAGCTGCCTACCGGGCTGCACTGGGACATCCTGCGGCTCTGGCACGAGGTGACGGCGGGCCTGGCCAAGCTGCCCGCGCTGCTGGATGCCCCGCTGGATGGCATCGGCATCGACACATGGGCGGTGGACTACGCGCTGCTGGATGAGGCCGGGCGGCTGCTGGGCAACCCCCACCACTACCGCGACCAGCGCACGGCAGGCATGCCCGACGCGGTGGCGCGCAGCCTGCCGCCCGAGCGGGTCTACGCCCGCACCGGCATCCAGCAGATGCCGATCAACACGCTCTACCAGCTGGCCAGCATGCGCGCCCACGGCGACCGCACGCTCGACCACGCCGCGCACCTGCTGCTCATCCCCGACCTATTCCACTACTGGATGACCGGCCAGCTGGTGGCCGAGTACACCAACGCATCCACCACCCAGCTGCTGGATGCGCGCGCGCGGTGCTGGGCGGGCGACCTGCTCGACGCGCTGGGCGTGCCCGCCCGTATCCTGCCGGATGTGGTGGCCCCCGGCACCGCGCTGGGCCAGCTGCGCCCCGAGCTGGCGGCGGCGTGCGGCCTGCGCCACGCCGCCCCAGTCTACGCCACCGCCACCCACGACACCGCCAGCGCGGTGGCCGCCGTGCCCGGCCTGGATGCGCACAGCGCCTACATCAGCAGCGGCACATGGAGCCTGGTGGGCGTCGAGCTGGATGCGCCCATCCTCAGCGAGCAGGCCCAGCACCTCAACTTCACCAACGAGGGCGGCGTGGCGGGCAGCATCCGCCTGCTCAAGAACGTGGGCGGCCTGTGGCTGCTGCAGGAGTGCCAGCGCCAGTGGCAGCGCGAGGGCCGCACCTACGGCTGGGATGAGCTGGGCGCGCTGGCCGAGGCCGCGCCGCCGCTGCGCAGCCTGGTCGACCCCGACGCGCCCGACTTCCTCAGCCCCGGCGACATGCCCGCCGCCATCCGGGCCTACTGCCGCCGCAGCGGCCAGCCCGAGCCAGCCGACGCGGGCGCGGTGGTGCGCTGCTGCATGGAGAGCCTGGCCCTGGCCTACCGCCGTGTGATCGAGCAGATCGAGGCGCTCACGGGGCGGCAGATCCGCACCATCCGCATGGTGGGCGGCGGCACCAAGGACGCCACGCTCTGCCAGCTCACCGCCGACGCCTGCGGGCGCGAGGTGGTGGCAGGCCCCGTCGAGGCCACCGCGCTGGGCAACATGCTGGTGCAGGCCGTGGCCAGCGGCGCGCTGCCAAGCATCCAGGCGGGCCGCGCCGCGGTGGCCCGCTCGGCACCGCAGCGCACCTACGCGCCCCGCCCCGGCACCAACTGGGGCGCGGCACAGGCGGCGCTCTACCGCGAGGGGACGCATTAACCACGAAGACACGAAGACACGAGGGGAGGAGAGACTGGTTTACCACCAAGGCTCCAAGACACCAAGGGGCGGAGAGGAACATGAACCACGAAGGCGCGAAGGCACGAACGGGGAGGGGAAACAGAGACCGGTTTACCACCAAGGCTCCAAGACACCAAGAGAAAACAATGGCGATGGGCCAGCTCTACCCACCTGGCCCATGCGGCGAAGGTGCCGCTATAGTCTTGATGGCCATATGCACGAACACCAGCCGCCAGCGACCAGCATAGGAACGCCTCAAATTGGGGGTTCGAAGGGGGCGTAGCCCCATCGCGGGGTCGCTAGGGGCTGGCCCCTAGCCGCCGCCCGCGCAGGGCATCCACCCATCAACCACAAGGAACCATCATCATCAAAGCAAAGCCGGTCGGCCCGACGAACGAAGAAACAGAGACCGGTTTACCACCAAGGCTCCAAGACACCAAGGGGCGGAGAGAAACATGAACCACGAAGGCGCGAGGGGTAGATGAAAAGCGGGCGTAGGCAATGCTTCTCCCATTGCCCGTCCGCCCAACGACCCAGCGGTGCTGCAGGCGCACCACATCAGCCCGCCACCAGCAGCCCCAGGATGGCCCCGGCCAGCAGGCCCTTCAGCCAGCCGCCCAGGAACCAGCCCCACGCCAGGCCGCGCGGCACCGGCATGTGGATGTAGGTGCCAAAGCCCGAGCCGACGCCTAGCGCGCAGCCCAGCAGCCCGCCAAACAGCAGCCCAGCGCCGAGCGACTTGGGGCTGATCAGCAGCCAGTAGGTCAGCACAAACACCGCGATCAGCACCCACGTCACCGCGTAGACCAGCGGCATATTCATCTGGTCGAGCGGACGCCAGAGGCTGGGGTTTTCGGCGTAGAGCGGGTGCAGCAGAAAGCGGTGCAGCAGCGTATCACATGCGATCCAGGCGATCAGGATGCCAATGGCCGAGAGGACCAGCGAGAGGATCATAGCCGCTCCTTTGCGCGCTGAGAAGTATGTGAAAAATAATACAATAAAAGAGCATAGCGCGTCAACCCCACAAAGACCGAGCCGAGCAGGTGCCTGCTCGGCTCGGGGTAGCGACCTCGGCTGGGCTACTATCGGCTAGGCCTTGGCGGGCGCGGCCACCTGCGGCGCGGGCGCGGCGTGGGCAGGCCGCTGGGCCAGGTTGCCCCGGATGACGCGGGCCAGCATGCCCGGCGCGAGCAGGCTGGTGGCCGGGGCCATCATGTTCACCACCTCCAGGAAGGAGATCGAGACCGCCGAGTCGGTGCGGGCCGCGATATGCACCTTGCCGATGTACCAGCTGATAAACTGGCCCATGGCCGTGCGCTTGCCCTCCACGTGGGGCAGCTGCAGATCGTTGCCCACCGCCACCTGCCAGGGCGCATCCACCACCGGCACGATGGCCTGGAAGAAGCGCAGGCCCAGCCGCTGCGCGCCCTCG
This portion of the Chloroflexia bacterium SDU3-3 genome encodes:
- a CDS encoding rhamnulose-1-phosphate aldolase; this translates as MALSEPFPTLPELLASMGEAGQRMNDIEACEGAAGNISICVGWPLELGAIFPNAEPVELPLAVPALAGMVVLVSGSGQRLRDIQRDPAACVGAVAIDAEGRRGTLHSAPQRAFARVTSEFNSHLAVHHDQLARGGGNFHALIHAQPPYLTYLSQIAAYRDEDFCNRRLLRWEPETIINLPEGIGVLPFLLPGSPDMMEANVASLRAHQLTLWSKHGLMARSDAGVLRAADRIDYIETAARYEYMDMVAGGRGEGLSDEELRAVVRAFDVPTTLY
- a CDS encoding rhamnulokinase; this encodes MHTFLAIDIGASSGRLILGRLGDGRLEAQEIHRFANTPVQLPTGLHWDILRLWHEVTAGLAKLPALLDAPLDGIGIDTWAVDYALLDEAGRLLGNPHHYRDQRTAGMPDAVARSLPPERVYARTGIQQMPINTLYQLASMRAHGDRTLDHAAHLLLIPDLFHYWMTGQLVAEYTNASTTQLLDARARCWAGDLLDALGVPARILPDVVAPGTALGQLRPELAAACGLRHAAPVYATATHDTASAVAAVPGLDAHSAYISSGTWSLVGVELDAPILSEQAQHLNFTNEGGVAGSIRLLKNVGGLWLLQECQRQWQREGRTYGWDELGALAEAAPPLRSLVDPDAPDFLSPGDMPAAIRAYCRRSGQPEPADAGAVVRCCMESLALAYRRVIEQIEALTGRQIRTIRMVGGGTKDATLCQLTADACGREVVAGPVEATALGNMLVQAVASGALPSIQAGRAAVARSAPQRTYAPRPGTNWGAAQAALYREGTH